The following coding sequences are from one Saccopteryx bilineata isolate mSacBil1 chromosome 3, mSacBil1_pri_phased_curated, whole genome shotgun sequence window:
- the LYG1 gene encoding lysozyme g-like protein 1 isoform X1, producing MAVLWLLLGFLALTDSSESGNWGCYGNIRALDTPGASCGIGRRRGLNYCGVRASERLAEIDMPYLLRYQPMMRTIGQKYCVDPAVIAGVMSTQSPGGNIIVNDGNVDNGIRVVQDTGHYAPTSWIGESQLSQMTEALTFRIKEIQRRFPTWTPAQCLKGGLCAYVGGPGYIRSSQDLSCDFCNDVLARAKYFKRHGF from the exons ATTCATCTGAAAGTGGCAACTGGGGATGCTATGGAAACATCCGAGCTCTCGACACCCCGGGGGCATCTTGTGGGATAGGAAGACGCCGAGGCCTGAACTACTGTG GGGTTCGTGCTTCTGAAAGGCTGGCTGAAATAGATATGCCGTACCTACTGAGGTATCAGCCCATGATGCGTACCATTGGCCAGAAGTACTGTGTGGATCCTGCGGTAATCGCTGGTGTCATGTCCACGCAGTCTCCTGGTGGCAACATTATAGTCAATGACGGCAATGTGGACAATGGAATCAGGGTGGTTCAG GACACTGGCCATTATGCTCCCACATCCTGGATTGGCGAGTCCCAGCTTTCCCAGATGACAGAGGCCCTGACTTTTAGAATCAAAGAAATCCAGAGGAGGTTCCCAACCTGGACTCCAGCCCAGTGCCTGAAAG GTGGACTCTGTGCCTACGTTGGAGGTCCTGGCTACATCAGAAGCAGTCAGGATCTGAGCTGTGACTTCTGCAATGATGTCCTTGCACGAGCCAAATACTTCAAGAGACATGGCTTCTAA
- the LYG1 gene encoding lysozyme g-like protein 1 isoform X2 yields the protein MQYTYDDSSESGNWGCYGNIRALDTPGASCGIGRRRGLNYCGVRASERLAEIDMPYLLRYQPMMRTIGQKYCVDPAVIAGVMSTQSPGGNIIVNDGNVDNGIRVVQDTGHYAPTSWIGESQLSQMTEALTFRIKEIQRRFPTWTPAQCLKGGLCAYVGGPGYIRSSQDLSCDFCNDVLARAKYFKRHGF from the exons ATGCAGTACACATATGATG ATTCATCTGAAAGTGGCAACTGGGGATGCTATGGAAACATCCGAGCTCTCGACACCCCGGGGGCATCTTGTGGGATAGGAAGACGCCGAGGCCTGAACTACTGTG GGGTTCGTGCTTCTGAAAGGCTGGCTGAAATAGATATGCCGTACCTACTGAGGTATCAGCCCATGATGCGTACCATTGGCCAGAAGTACTGTGTGGATCCTGCGGTAATCGCTGGTGTCATGTCCACGCAGTCTCCTGGTGGCAACATTATAGTCAATGACGGCAATGTGGACAATGGAATCAGGGTGGTTCAG GACACTGGCCATTATGCTCCCACATCCTGGATTGGCGAGTCCCAGCTTTCCCAGATGACAGAGGCCCTGACTTTTAGAATCAAAGAAATCCAGAGGAGGTTCCCAACCTGGACTCCAGCCCAGTGCCTGAAAG GTGGACTCTGTGCCTACGTTGGAGGTCCTGGCTACATCAGAAGCAGTCAGGATCTGAGCTGTGACTTCTGCAATGATGTCCTTGCACGAGCCAAATACTTCAAGAGACATGGCTTCTAA
- the LYG1 gene encoding lysozyme g-like protein 1 isoform X3, with translation MAVLWLLLGFLALTGVRASERLAEIDMPYLLRYQPMMRTIGQKYCVDPAVIAGVMSTQSPGGNIIVNDGNVDNGIRVVQDTGHYAPTSWIGESQLSQMTEALTFRIKEIQRRFPTWTPAQCLKGGLCAYVGGPGYIRSSQDLSCDFCNDVLARAKYFKRHGF, from the exons GGGTTCGTGCTTCTGAAAGGCTGGCTGAAATAGATATGCCGTACCTACTGAGGTATCAGCCCATGATGCGTACCATTGGCCAGAAGTACTGTGTGGATCCTGCGGTAATCGCTGGTGTCATGTCCACGCAGTCTCCTGGTGGCAACATTATAGTCAATGACGGCAATGTGGACAATGGAATCAGGGTGGTTCAG GACACTGGCCATTATGCTCCCACATCCTGGATTGGCGAGTCCCAGCTTTCCCAGATGACAGAGGCCCTGACTTTTAGAATCAAAGAAATCCAGAGGAGGTTCCCAACCTGGACTCCAGCCCAGTGCCTGAAAG GTGGACTCTGTGCCTACGTTGGAGGTCCTGGCTACATCAGAAGCAGTCAGGATCTGAGCTGTGACTTCTGCAATGATGTCCTTGCACGAGCCAAATACTTCAAGAGACATGGCTTCTAA